The following proteins are encoded in a genomic region of Pagrus major chromosome 16, Pma_NU_1.0:
- the gskip gene encoding GSK3-beta interaction protein produces MEIDCQPEEAIVSSFDEDCVVLGDVKDMRLEAEAVVNDVLFAVSEMHVSQNLDSASDVAYINVETREGNRYCLELTEAGLRVVGYAFDQVDEDLSTQYHETVYSLLDKLSPGYREAFGNALLQRLERLKQNGQ; encoded by the exons ATGGAGATAGACTGCCAGCCCGAGGAAGCCATCGTCTCTTCATTTGATGAGGACTGTGTCGTGCTCGGTGACGTCAAGGACATGAGATTGGAAGCAGAAGCGGTGGTCAATGACGTACTTTTTGCTGTCTCTGAAATGCACGTGTCACAAAATCTCGACAGTGCGTCAGACGTGGCCTACATAAACGTGGAAACAAGGGAGGGAAACCGGTACTGTCTGGAGCTCACAGAGGCAGGACTAAGG GTGGTGGGCTACGCCTTCGATCAAGTGGACGAGGATTTGAGCACCCAGTATCACGAGACTGTTTACTCGCTTCTGGACAAGCTGAGTCCCGGTTACAGAGAAGCCTTTGGCAATGCTTTGCTCCAGCGGTTGGAGAGACTGAAGCAAAACGGACAATAA